One window of the Candidatus Liberimonas magnetica genome contains the following:
- a CDS encoding rod shape-determining protein yields the protein MFDYLFRLFSNDMGIDLGTASVLVYVKGQGIVLREPSVVAIERDTKKILAIGIEAKRMLGKTPANIIAVRPLRNGVIADFEVTEQMIRYFIKKVHNRRSLLHPRVVIGIPSGITEVERRAVRESSEQAGAREVYLIEEPMAAAIGANIPIQEPEGNMIVDIGGGTTEVAVISLGGMVVSKSIDVAGDEMDEAIVQYFRRKYNLLIGENTAEEVKIRIGSVFPLAEEKSMEVKGRDQVTGLPKTITITSEEVRSALSEPIKSIVEVIKGTLEETPAELSADLVDRGIVLAGGGSLLRGISDLLSQETELPVNIAEDPLTCVVRGTGKYLEELDNIRSAKKGIL from the coding sequence ATGTTTGATTATTTATTCAGGCTTTTTTCAAATGATATGGGGATCGATCTTGGCACAGCGTCGGTCCTTGTTTATGTAAAAGGACAGGGGATAGTGCTTAGAGAACCTTCCGTAGTAGCTATAGAAAGAGATACAAAAAAGATCCTGGCTATCGGCATTGAAGCAAAAAGAATGCTTGGTAAAACACCTGCGAATATCATAGCCGTCAGGCCGCTCAGGAACGGAGTAATAGCGGATTTTGAAGTCACAGAACAAATGATAAGGTATTTCATCAAAAAAGTGCATAACAGAAGAAGCCTTCTTCATCCCCGGGTAGTCATCGGTATCCCAAGCGGGATAACGGAAGTAGAAAGAAGAGCCGTAAGAGAGTCTTCCGAGCAGGCCGGGGCACGGGAAGTGTATCTGATAGAAGAGCCCATGGCTGCTGCTATAGGCGCGAACATACCAATACAGGAACCCGAAGGCAACATGATAGTTGATATCGGCGGAGGCACCACAGAGGTAGCGGTCATATCTTTAGGCGGCATGGTGGTATCAAAATCGATCGACGTGGCCGGTGATGAGATGGATGAAGCGATAGTCCAATATTTTAGAAGAAAATATAATTTATTAATCGGCGAAAATACAGCCGAAGAAGTGAAGATCCGGATAGGTTCAGTTTTTCCTTTAGCAGAAGAAAAAAGCATGGAAGTTAAAGGAAGGGATCAGGTTACGGGGCTTCCTAAAACGATAACTATAACTTCCGAAGAAGTCCGCTCGGCGTTATCAGAACCGATAAAGTCCATTGTCGAAGTCATCAAAGGGACACTGGAAGAAACACCTGCCGAACTCTCAGCAGATCTGGTTGACAGGGGCATAGTTTTAGCAGGAGGAGGTTCGTTGCTGCGCGGGATATCAGACCTGCTTAGCCAGGAAACAGAGCTTCCTGTAAATATAGCAGAGGATCCTCTTACGTGCGTAGTAAGGGGTACGGGAAAATATCTTGAAGAATTGGATAACATCCGTTCCGCAAAAAAAGGAATCCTGTAA
- the mreC gene encoding rod shape-determining protein MreC: MTTRLNDYVIGFKNFLFYLISPTPIASSKVINSSQRFSKNIKELVKAHQENINLKKKLEKYARLENEYVHFKEENTRLRNIFEFLPILSKKAVVATVVSREPNSWFQWVIIGKGKNDGLVIDAPVLAWEKNNSYVLGRVGEVFKNYSKVILVTNAFSALPAMTGISGHEGLIEGQNNSLVKLNYLMKENDIKVGDKVVTSPLSSVFPPNILIGRMAEIAPSDDERFKSVFVEPGADINNLKEVIVLIPE, translated from the coding sequence ATGACAACCCGCCTTAATGATTACGTAATAGGCTTTAAGAACTTTCTTTTTTACCTGATCTCACCTACCCCTATCGCTTCATCAAAAGTGATCAATTCCAGCCAAAGATTTTCCAAAAACATAAAAGAATTGGTCAAGGCTCACCAGGAAAACATAAACTTAAAGAAAAAATTAGAAAAATATGCCAGGCTTGAAAATGAATATGTACATTTTAAAGAAGAAAATACAAGGCTGCGCAATATTTTTGAGTTCTTGCCCATTCTGTCAAAAAAAGCAGTCGTAGCAACGGTCGTAAGCCGCGAGCCGAACAGTTGGTTTCAGTGGGTAATAATCGGGAAAGGGAAAAACGACGGGTTAGTAATAGATGCTCCGGTCCTGGCCTGGGAAAAGAATAATTCTTATGTATTAGGAAGGGTAGGCGAGGTATTTAAAAATTATTCAAAGGTAATACTTGTTACTAATGCCTTTTCTGCTTTGCCGGCCATGACGGGCATCAGCGGGCACGAAGGTCTCATCGAAGGGCAAAACAACAGCCTGGTAAAACTTAATTATCTAATGAAAGAAAATGATATTAAGGTCGGGGATAAGGTAGTCACAAGCCCGTTAAGCTCAGTATTTCCCCCGAATATTTTAATCGGGAGGATGGCAGAGATAGCTCCGTCGGATGATGAGCGTTTTAAGTCTGTGTTCGTTGAGCCCGGAGCGGACATAAATAATCTAAAAGAAGTCATTGTTTTGATCCCGGAATAA
- the mreD gene encoding rod shape-determining protein MreD: MIKPVFYILSFLIGLILQFSFSQYISINGLAPNFILIFIVFLSLMRGSITGQAYGFLWGLSWDVFSVRLFGCHAFIFTCLGYFLGLLSKKWDENKLSTQVFLTLVCSIFYWLALILLYQFFGDGKLQVNYIMILQPLINMLLAPPVFRVCSLLVDYFDIDEKRY; the protein is encoded by the coding sequence ATGATAAAGCCGGTGTTTTATATTTTATCTTTCTTAATAGGGCTTATTTTACAGTTCAGTTTCAGCCAGTATATTTCCATAAACGGGCTGGCTCCGAACTTTATTTTGATATTTATAGTATTCTTAAGCCTCATGCGCGGCTCGATTACAGGCCAGGCGTACGGTTTTTTATGGGGGTTGTCCTGGGATGTTTTTTCAGTAAGGCTTTTTGGGTGCCATGCTTTTATTTTCACCTGCCTCGGGTATTTCCTTGGGCTTCTAAGCAAGAAGTGGGATGAAAATAAACTTAGTACTCAGGTGTTCCTTACTCTTGTTTGTTCAATATTCTATTGGCTAGCCCTTATTTTATTGTATCAGTTTTTTGGGGACGGGAAATTGCAGGTCAATTATATAATGATTTTACAGCCTCTTATTAATATGCTTTTAGCTCCTCCTGTTTTCAGGGTATGTTCGCTGTTGGTGGATTATTTTGACATAGATGAAAAAAGATATTAA
- the mrdA gene encoding penicillin-binding protein 2, whose product MVWQQEHKLAYENFLEKHNFVLYCLLVLFITMSVRLLYLQVVRGNYYKDISEQQHIQIILERAPRGIIYDRFGNKLVENKTAFVALFYPFAQYTTPPKELLIKLNKIFPVKNLTTRLIQSWSRGKVVRLAEDLSLEEMFRIQEQRLLLPGISVIRESKREYTDLMANSHLVGYLSEITAKELENVKPDTYKMGDYIGRSGIEKVWDGTLRGQDGGWQIEVDAYGHQTRLIRHIPSSVGGSIYTTIDANLQKAAYEGLEATLKLKKARGAVIGIDPRSGAVRILVSSPGFDPEKSFSREFNKYITDKDLPLFNRAIQALYPPGSIFKIITFVGALEEKVIDPSKTFLCTGQFAFGDKVFKCWEKKGHGRLSLLPALSKSCDVYFYQLGLKSGSDLIEKYAKMFRLDKQTGIELAGEKKGLIPSKEWKMARFGQPWTPGDTINMAIGQGFLWVTPIEMAVMMSAVANGGTLYKPYLLDRIESSGGEILSKTDAKKLSEIQLSPEVWQLIKEGLEEVVKTGTGQGCFFKNLKVSGKTGTAQNPQGDDHAWFIAYAPSDNPELALTIIVENGGHGGSVAAPIARKIFKEAFKEETKNEW is encoded by the coding sequence ATGGTATGGCAACAGGAACATAAGCTTGCATATGAAAACTTTTTAGAAAAACACAATTTTGTACTTTATTGTTTGTTGGTTTTATTTATTACTATGTCAGTCCGCCTTTTATACCTTCAGGTAGTAAGGGGCAACTATTATAAAGATATATCTGAACAACAACATATTCAGATAATCCTTGAAAGAGCTCCCAGGGGCATTATTTACGACCGGTTCGGAAACAAATTGGTAGAAAATAAGACTGCGTTCGTTGCCCTTTTCTATCCCTTTGCCCAGTACACAACACCGCCAAAAGAACTGCTTATTAAACTAAACAAAATATTCCCGGTAAAAAACTTAACTACTCGTCTTATCCAGAGCTGGAGCAGGGGCAAGGTAGTAAGGCTGGCAGAAGACTTGAGCCTCGAAGAGATGTTTCGTATACAGGAGCAGAGGCTTTTGCTTCCTGGAATATCTGTAATAAGAGAATCTAAACGCGAGTACACCGACCTAATGGCTAATTCTCATCTTGTAGGGTATTTAAGCGAAATTACCGCAAAAGAACTTGAAAACGTAAAACCCGATACATATAAAATGGGAGATTATATCGGCCGCTCAGGCATTGAAAAGGTCTGGGACGGTACTTTACGCGGCCAAGATGGCGGATGGCAGATAGAAGTAGATGCTTATGGGCACCAAACCCGGCTGATAAGGCATATCCCTTCTTCCGTAGGCGGAAGCATTTATACTACCATAGATGCAAACCTGCAGAAGGCAGCTTATGAAGGTTTAGAAGCTACTCTTAAACTAAAAAAAGCAAGAGGGGCAGTTATCGGCATAGACCCGAGATCAGGTGCGGTAAGGATACTAGTATCCAGCCCTGGTTTTGATCCGGAGAAATCTTTTTCAAGAGAGTTTAATAAGTATATTACGGATAAAGACCTTCCTTTGTTCAACAGGGCTATACAAGCCCTTTACCCACCGGGCTCAATATTTAAAATAATAACTTTTGTAGGTGCTTTAGAAGAAAAAGTGATAGACCCGTCCAAAACATTCCTTTGTACAGGACAATTTGCTTTCGGGGATAAAGTATTTAAGTGCTGGGAAAAGAAAGGACATGGAAGGCTTTCGCTGCTGCCTGCTTTGTCAAAATCATGCGATGTGTATTTTTATCAACTAGGATTAAAATCCGGGTCTGACCTGATTGAGAAGTATGCAAAAATGTTCCGTCTTGACAAGCAGACAGGTATTGAACTCGCAGGAGAAAAAAAAGGACTTATCCCGAGCAAGGAATGGAAAATGGCAAGGTTTGGGCAGCCCTGGACTCCCGGTGATACGATCAATATGGCTATAGGGCAAGGTTTTTTATGGGTAACTCCTATTGAAATGGCTGTTATGATGTCGGCTGTTGCGAACGGAGGCACTTTATATAAACCATATTTACTTGACAGGATAGAATCTTCTGGGGGCGAGATACTTTCAAAGACAGATGCAAAAAAACTCAGTGAAATACAGCTCTCTCCCGAAGTCTGGCAATTGATAAAAGAAGGATTAGAAGAAGTTGTAAAAACCGGTACCGGCCAGGGATGTTTTTTTAAGAACCTGAAGGTTTCAGGAAAAACAGGTACTGCCCAAAATCCGCAGGGTGATGATCACGCCTGGTTCATCGCTTATGCTCCGAGCGATAATCCTGAGCTGGCCCTGACTATAATTGTCGAAAATGGCGGCCACGGAGGCAGTGTGGCAGCTCCCATTGCAAGAAAAATATTCAAGGAAGCGTTTAAGGAAGAGACAAAGAATGAATGGTAA
- the rodA gene encoding rod shape-determining protein RodA, translating to MPYKLELIGSEKQTLPKRFVEKMDWFLLIIITFIIVSGLIAVYSAVLHFGNPGRFFITQSFAIFFGFLAMILFLSFNYQYFKEIHVFIYIISILMLGLVLIFGLTIRGTRGWFHIGHFAFQPVEFTKIMFILVLAAHLDKHWREMKKLPALFVPLALLLGHIILVLVQPDFSSTLVYFPVTIALLYVAGAEILYLLAIILFGSIAVGIPLISTYLRMQPDFLHFHPFFNYLVLATHGGLKAFIVLSVIVLFLAVVWWLLNNFRIHIPSIVLISLSLIIVFGSLSSAVIQKSIKEYQRKRLVVFINPDIDPLGSGYNIIQSKIAIGSGHYFGKGFFSGTQTQLGFLPEQHTDFIFSVIGEETGFFFSFFLVSLYFALIWRALVIAREARDRYGSMVATGIATMFGFYAIINIGMVMGLMPAAGLPLPFVSYGGSSMVSSLTAIGILFSIHIRRYTN from the coding sequence ATGCCTTATAAACTGGAATTAATTGGGTCGGAAAAACAAACATTGCCAAAACGGTTTGTTGAAAAAATGGATTGGTTTTTGCTTATTATCATAACTTTTATCATAGTTTCGGGGCTGATAGCTGTGTATTCCGCGGTGCTTCATTTCGGAAACCCCGGCAGGTTTTTTATCACCCAGTCCTTTGCGATATTTTTTGGGTTTCTTGCCATGATCTTGTTCTTGAGTTTCAATTACCAATATTTCAAGGAAATACATGTTTTTATATACATAATTTCAATATTGATGCTTGGTTTGGTACTTATATTTGGATTGACTATAAGGGGGACAAGAGGGTGGTTCCATATAGGACATTTTGCGTTCCAGCCGGTCGAGTTCACTAAGATAATGTTTATTTTAGTCTTAGCGGCTCATCTTGATAAACACTGGCGGGAAATGAAGAAACTTCCGGCGCTCTTCGTTCCGTTAGCCTTACTCCTGGGGCACATTATACTTGTTTTGGTGCAGCCGGACTTCTCGTCAACCCTTGTGTATTTTCCTGTTACTATAGCGTTGTTATATGTTGCGGGTGCTGAAATACTTTATCTTTTGGCAATTATCCTCTTCGGAAGTATCGCTGTAGGAATACCTCTTATTTCGACATATCTGCGCATGCAGCCGGATTTCCTGCACTTTCATCCGTTCTTTAATTATCTTGTCCTTGCTACCCACGGAGGGCTTAAAGCTTTTATAGTCTTATCTGTCATAGTTTTATTTCTTGCGGTAGTTTGGTGGCTATTGAATAATTTCAGGATACATATACCTTCAATAGTCCTTATATCGTTATCCTTGATAATCGTGTTCGGGAGCCTTTCATCTGCGGTAATACAAAAATCAATAAAAGAATACCAGAGAAAACGGCTTGTTGTTTTTATAAACCCGGACATAGACCCGCTGGGCTCAGGTTATAATATAATACAATCAAAGATAGCGATAGGTTCAGGCCATTATTTCGGCAAAGGATTTTTTTCAGGGACGCAGACCCAGCTTGGCTTCCTGCCGGAGCAGCACACGGATTTTATATTTTCTGTCATAGGAGAAGAAACAGGGTTTTTCTTCTCGTTCTTTCTGGTATCGCTTTATTTTGCCCTCATCTGGAGGGCCCTTGTTATTGCCAGGGAAGCCCGGGACAGGTATGGTTCTATGGTGGCAACAGGTATTGCTACGATGTTCGGTTTTTATGCGATAATAAATATAGGTATGGTTATGGGTCTGATGCCTGCAGCAGGCCTTCCTCTTCCCTTTGTTTCGTACGGAGGTTCATCGATGGTGTCATCGTTGACCGCTATCGGGATACTTTTTTCGATACATATAAGAAGATACACAAACTAA
- a CDS encoding tetratricopeptide repeat protein codes for MFQKHFIIVITFVYFFSCPAFSKNIAVMPFNNITKDKETSWVGAGFSETLAAKLNKVKEINLLERKQLSKILDEITYQLSGVVDEKTAVKAGKNYGIDVIVLGSYKAEGDTLKVSARFINVEKRKVIGKAEATGKIDDIFKLQDEILFSLLDSLKITLAENEKQEIKKAPAKNLEAYQWFCKGKDAYNLRLYDKAIEYYQEALNLDPEYADAYYSTGCAYDSKGNTDKAIESCEKTVGIDRENKEAYSLLGFSYLKKGNFDKAAEMYEKAVSIDPGSAKAYCDLGLVYDKKLNYDKAIELYEKAANIDPDRAEAYLGIGHGYYGAESYDKAIEIYEKALAVNHDKDPAWQAIHPDVYYNIGFAYDGKGSVDKAIEACDKALAIDPNHGKTYFLLGLLYCKQLNYDKAIEMYEKAVSLNPYHADSYYNLGLAYRKKGNRIKMFSCFKKAARLGNVQSQEFLREAGLDWNR; via the coding sequence ATGTTTCAAAAACATTTTATAATTGTAATTACTTTTGTTTATTTCTTTTCTTGCCCTGCATTTTCAAAAAATATAGCGGTCATGCCTTTTAACAATATAACAAAAGATAAAGAAACGAGCTGGGTAGGTGCGGGTTTTTCGGAAACCCTGGCCGCAAAACTTAATAAGGTAAAAGAAATAAACCTGCTTGAGAGAAAACAGCTATCGAAAATATTAGATGAAATAACATATCAACTATCCGGAGTAGTTGACGAAAAAACTGCGGTCAAGGCAGGGAAAAACTATGGTATAGATGTAATAGTCTTAGGCTCTTATAAGGCCGAGGGGGATACTTTAAAAGTGAGCGCACGGTTTATAAATGTGGAAAAAAGAAAAGTAATTGGTAAGGCTGAGGCAACGGGGAAGATAGACGATATTTTTAAACTCCAGGACGAGATACTTTTTAGTTTATTGGATAGTCTGAAAATAACACTTGCTGAAAATGAAAAACAGGAAATAAAGAAAGCCCCGGCGAAAAATTTAGAAGCGTACCAGTGGTTTTGCAAGGGAAAGGACGCCTATAATTTAAGGCTTTATGATAAGGCGATCGAATATTACCAGGAAGCGCTAAACCTTGATCCGGAGTATGCGGACGCTTATTACAGTACAGGTTGTGCCTATGACAGTAAAGGGAACACAGACAAAGCAATTGAGTCCTGCGAGAAAACGGTAGGTATCGACCGGGAAAATAAGGAAGCATATTCTCTTTTAGGTTTCTCGTACTTAAAAAAAGGAAACTTCGATAAAGCGGCTGAGATGTATGAGAAAGCGGTAAGTATCGATCCGGGAAGTGCAAAAGCCTATTGTGATCTGGGGCTTGTGTATGACAAAAAATTAAACTATGACAAAGCGATAGAGCTGTATGAAAAAGCCGCAAACATTGACCCTGACCGCGCAGAGGCCTATCTCGGCATCGGGCATGGCTATTACGGCGCAGAAAGCTACGATAAAGCGATCGAGATATATGAGAAAGCACTGGCTGTCAACCATGATAAAGACCCGGCCTGGCAGGCGATACATCCGGATGTATATTACAATATAGGCTTTGCATACGATGGCAAAGGAAGCGTTGATAAAGCGATCGAGGCTTGCGACAAGGCCTTAGCTATAGATCCGAATCATGGGAAAACTTATTTCCTTTTAGGCCTTTTATACTGCAAACAATTGAACTACGACAAAGCGATCGAGATGTACGAAAAAGCAGTAAGTTTAAATCCTTATCATGCTGATTCCTATTACAATCTGGGCCTTGCATACCGCAAGAAAGGGAACCGCATAAAGATGTTTTCCTGCTTTAAGAAAGCCGCCAGACTTGGGAATGTTCAATCGCAGGAATTTTTGCGTGAAGCAGGGCTTGATTGGAATAGGTAA
- a CDS encoding Fic family protein has protein sequence MKTLEMFSKEPTQIPIQASWYIADISYMQGIQELFKKQAPQKLKLLREHALIESAVSSNRIEGVEVKKSRIGTLIFGKPSLHDRNEEEVQGYRDALNLIHTSVKELPLAEKTILSLHKLCRGEVWDAGKYKEKDVDIIQKYADGRQRVRFRTVAPQETPAMLKQTITLWNNGIREKWIHQFILLGALNLDFLCIHPFRDGNGRVSRLLFLLSCYHLGIDVGRYISLERLIENNKERYYETLEESSFKWHEGKHNPWPYINFLMYIIKSAYKEFKERAGNVKESRGAKTDIIYSAIKQRKIPFTVSEIQKECPGVSIDMIRHLLKQLKINRKVKCLGRGKFAKWENV, from the coding sequence ATGAAAACCTTGGAAATGTTTTCAAAAGAGCCAACGCAGATTCCGATACAGGCATCGTGGTATATAGCTGATATTAGTTATATGCAGGGGATACAGGAATTATTTAAGAAACAAGCTCCTCAAAAGCTTAAGCTGTTGCGTGAACATGCTTTGATCGAAAGTGCTGTGTCGTCAAACCGTATTGAAGGTGTTGAAGTGAAGAAATCACGGATAGGTACTTTGATTTTTGGGAAACCTTCTTTGCATGACAGGAACGAAGAAGAGGTTCAGGGTTACAGGGATGCTTTAAACCTTATTCATACCAGTGTAAAGGAATTACCATTAGCGGAAAAAACAATATTAAGCCTGCATAAGTTATGCCGCGGCGAAGTTTGGGATGCCGGGAAATATAAGGAAAAGGATGTTGATATCATTCAAAAATATGCAGATGGCAGGCAAAGAGTACGTTTTAGAACTGTAGCTCCACAGGAAACACCCGCTATGCTGAAACAAACAATAACTCTATGGAATAACGGTATACGTGAAAAATGGATACACCAATTTATTCTTCTTGGGGCATTAAACTTGGATTTTTTATGCATTCACCCGTTCAGAGACGGCAACGGGCGTGTTTCAAGGTTGTTGTTTTTGTTAAGCTGTTATCATTTGGGAATTGATGTTGGGCGGTATATAAGCCTTGAACGATTAATAGAGAATAATAAAGAAAGGTATTATGAAACGCTTGAGGAAAGTTCTTTTAAATGGCATGAAGGTAAACATAATCCCTGGCCTTACATTAATTTTCTAATGTACATTATAAAGTCAGCTTATAAAGAGTTTAAGGAACGGGCAGGAAATGTCAAGGAATCCAGAGGAGCTAAAACAGATATTATTTATTCCGCGATAAAACAGCGGAAAATTCCATTTACTGTTTCAGAGATTCAAAAAGAATGCCCTGGTGTAAGCATAGATATGATAAGGCATTTATTGAAACAGTTAAAAATAAATAGAAAAGTGAAATGTCTTGGACGCGGTAAATTTGCCAAATGGGAAAATGTTTAA
- a CDS encoding TIGR03960 family B12-binding radical SAM protein has protein sequence MNIDLDKILPLVQRPGRYIDHEYNASRKKEGEVKVCLCFPDLYELGASNLGLEILYNIINKMEGALAERCYSVAEDLEKELKKNNLPLFSLESKTPLAEFDIIGFTLQYELCATNVLNMLELSGIPFLSKDRDKTYPLIIGGGPVTANPEPVADFFDAFVIGDGEEAIQDIIVKVQIAKCKLQNKSELLLELAKIPGVYVPSFYNVEYKEDGGIKSFKPISDAIPEKIEKRVVKLEESIYPDKPIVPYLQTVHDRLNIEIARGCTQRCKFCQASRYYWPYRIRSKEKVLKLIEQGIRNTGYEEVSLSSLSCTEYKDIKELLLGINNLYKAKKLSISLPSLRCDLFSLEVASNLGSGKKPNLTFAPEAGSDRLRNVIGKGLSETKIVDTLVLASNMGWHLIKLYFMIGLPTEKYEDIEAIVALVKKLHQKTGKMNFNVTISPFVPKPHTSFQWTGMADEDVLSNSLKKLMKELPASVKQASIKSSKLEAVFARGDRRLANVITTAYKKGCKFDQWKDKLRIEIWEEAFKEESIDPDYYMSRNFIFEDILPWDHLAISDKESLWKDYEESLSAGSSFPVEDSSVNPVNIRPHSLKTRPDIFSKKPLLRLQLRFSRKGEVRFLSHLEQIEFFRRMLRRADVPLVNTSGFHPQPKISFGPAISVGYESLSEYLEMELYEKVEQGELKAMIDKNLTQGYELLSIKKLPLFSSSLDSLTNVAEYAINLSVQEGRINELLSKPDLWIEKTKKGHIEKVDAKPLILSLKNENGILFLRLRFGPKKTVKPEKIVQLLSGLNDEEVKLVNITRTALFIEKNDGSILEP, from the coding sequence ATGAATATTGATTTAGATAAAATTCTTCCTTTGGTGCAGAGGCCGGGGAGGTATATTGACCATGAATATAATGCGAGCCGGAAAAAAGAGGGTGAGGTAAAGGTATGCCTTTGCTTTCCGGATCTTTATGAGTTGGGAGCGTCTAACCTGGGGCTGGAGATACTTTATAATATTATCAATAAAATGGAAGGTGCTCTTGCGGAAAGATGTTACAGCGTGGCTGAGGATCTGGAAAAGGAGCTCAAGAAGAATAATCTGCCGTTGTTTTCGCTTGAATCAAAAACTCCTTTGGCGGAGTTCGACATCATTGGATTTACTTTGCAGTACGAACTTTGTGCTACGAATGTTTTAAATATGCTCGAACTCTCCGGTATTCCGTTTCTTTCAAAGGATAGAGACAAAACTTATCCTCTCATCATCGGCGGCGGGCCGGTTACTGCAAACCCGGAGCCTGTGGCGGATTTTTTTGATGCGTTTGTAATAGGAGACGGGGAAGAAGCCATCCAAGACATAATTGTGAAAGTGCAAATTGCAAAATGCAAATTGCAAAATAAAAGCGAACTTCTTTTGGAACTTGCAAAAATACCTGGGGTATATGTTCCTTCTTTTTATAATGTGGAGTATAAAGAAGACGGGGGGATAAAAAGTTTTAAGCCAATTTCCGATGCGATACCTGAAAAAATAGAGAAGCGGGTTGTAAAGCTTGAAGAATCTATTTATCCCGACAAACCGATAGTCCCTTATTTGCAGACCGTTCATGACAGGCTTAATATAGAGATAGCAAGAGGGTGCACACAAAGATGCAAATTTTGCCAGGCATCTAGGTATTACTGGCCTTACAGGATACGCTCAAAAGAAAAAGTCTTAAAACTGATCGAGCAAGGGATCAGGAATACGGGCTATGAAGAAGTGTCTCTATCTTCTTTATCCTGTACCGAATACAAGGATATCAAGGAACTGCTCCTGGGGATAAATAATTTATACAAAGCCAAGAAATTAAGCATATCTCTTCCTTCTCTTCGCTGTGACCTGTTCTCCCTGGAGGTGGCAAGCAACCTGGGGTCCGGCAAGAAACCTAACCTCACGTTCGCTCCTGAGGCGGGTTCCGACAGATTGAGAAATGTTATAGGAAAAGGGCTTTCGGAAACTAAGATAGTTGATACGCTTGTGCTTGCTTCAAACATGGGTTGGCACCTGATAAAGCTTTATTTTATGATAGGGCTGCCTACAGAAAAATACGAAGATATAGAAGCCATCGTTGCGCTTGTTAAAAAGCTTCATCAAAAAACTGGAAAAATGAATTTTAATGTTACCATTTCTCCGTTCGTGCCAAAACCGCATACTTCTTTCCAATGGACAGGTATGGCAGATGAAGATGTCCTTAGTAACAGCCTCAAAAAACTTATGAAAGAACTGCCTGCTTCGGTAAAGCAGGCATCCATAAAAAGCTCGAAATTAGAGGCTGTTTTTGCAAGGGGTGACAGGCGTCTTGCAAATGTTATAACAACCGCTTATAAAAAAGGATGCAAGTTTGATCAGTGGAAAGATAAGTTAAGAATAGAAATCTGGGAGGAAGCTTTTAAGGAAGAATCCATTGACCCTGACTATTATATGTCAAGGAATTTTATATTCGAAGATATTTTGCCCTGGGACCATCTTGCTATCAGCGATAAGGAAAGCTTGTGGAAGGATTATGAGGAAAGTTTAAGTGCCGGCTCAAGCTTTCCGGTTGAAGACAGCAGCGTTAATCCCGTTAATATCCGGCCACATTCACTTAAGACAAGGCCCGATATTTTTAGTAAAAAGCCGCTCCTTCGCCTGCAACTCAGGTTTTCAAGAAAAGGAGAAGTGCGTTTCCTGTCTCATCTTGAACAGATAGAGTTTTTTAGAAGAATGCTAAGAAGGGCTGATGTCCCCCTTGTGAATACTTCCGGTTTTCATCCGCAGCCGAAGATATCGTTCGGGCCTGCCATATCTGTGGGCTATGAAAGCCTCAGCGAGTATCTTGAAATGGAACTTTACGAGAAGGTGGAGCAGGGCGAGTTAAAGGCAATGATAGATAAAAATCTGACCCAAGGTTATGAATTATTGTCCATTAAAAAACTTCCTCTATTCTCATCAAGCCTGGATTCATTGACAAATGTGGCCGAATATGCAATAAATTTAAGTGTGCAAGAGGGGCGCATAAACGAACTTCTTTCAAAACCCGATCTGTGGATAGAGAAAACAAAAAAAGGGCACATTGAAAAGGTAGATGCTAAACCTTTGATCTTAAGTTTAAAAAACGAGAACGGCATTCTGTTCTTAAGATTAAGGTTCGGGCCGAAAAAAACGGTCAAACCCGAAAAGATAGTGCAGTTATTGTCCGGCCTTAACGATGAAGAAGTGAAGCTGGTAAACATAACAAGGACAGCGTTATTCATAGAAAAAAATGATGGTTCTATCTTAGAACCATAA